TGCTCGGTTGAATTACATTAAACCCGCAGGAGCGGGTTTTTGTCTCGTTGACCTATAACCCATTCCTTCCTCCATCTCATTTTTATCACCAACCCGCGTAAGCGCATGCTGGATTATATAAAATCAAAACTGGAACGTGTATCTATGTTTTGAAGTCAGTCTGCGCGCAACTTTTTCGGAATTATATTTTAAGTATTTTCATGGTAGTGAGTAACATTGTCTGGTTTATCCTTGTTGACATAAGAAAACTTCTTTTTCCCTTTAAGTTTTCGGGGAGTTAAAAGTCAAAAAAGCGCGAAATGCATCTTTGGGGCTAAACCCTGCACAAAATGCGATGACTTTGCTTAACGTTGATAGCAAATGGTAGGGATTAAACGGCAATAATTTCAATTTGGTATTCGCATCTGGACTTGAACCAGCGACCAAGCGATTATGAGTTCCTACCAGAACAACCATAAATCAACGCATTGCGTGATTTATCATTGACATACTTTGCCACTGTTTGCCATCAATTACCCATTATTCGCCATTTCTACCGCCACTTTATCGCCACTCATCGCCAGTGGGTTGAGCTTAACGGCATCCTCTAAATGATCAGGTGCAAAGTGCGCATACCGCATAGTCATTTTAATATCCGTATGCCCAAGCACCCGCTGCAAGACCAGGATATTCCCGCCATTCATCATAAAGTGGCTGGCAAAAGTATGGCGCAGAACATGGGTCAGTTGCCCGGCGGGTAACTCGATACCTGTCCGTTGCAGCGCAGAGCGGAACGCACCATAGCAATCACTGAACAAACGGCCATTTTTGTTATCAGGCAGAGCGTCATAAAGGGCTTTGCTGACAGGAACGGTGCGGTTTTTTCGCCCTTTGGTATTGATATAGGTGATTTTGTACTTCGACAGCTGGCTTTTTTTGAGCCCTTCGGCTTCAGACCAGCGTGCGCCCGTGGCGAGACAAATCCTGACCACGTTTTCCAGATCCGGGTTGTCATGACGCCGACACTCGGCCAGTAACCGGGCAATTTGCTCCTGCGTCAGCCAGGCCATTTCCATCTCTTCCGTGCGGAAAGGGCGCATATTTTTCAGCGGATTTTCGCCTTTCCATTCCCCCAGACGATTCAGCTCGTTGAATACCGCCCGGAAGTAGGCCAGCTCAAGGTTAAGCGTGCGGGGAGAAACTTCTTTTACCCGGGCAGAACGGGCGTATTCGCCTTTTAGCCGCTTTTCCCGGTAGCGGGAAAACATCTGCGCATCGAAATCCCTCGCGAGCGGTTCGCCCATACACTCAAAAGCATGATGCATCGCCAGCTGGCGTTTAAGACCGTCTTTCAACGTAATGCCGTGAGCGCTATACCAGGCGTCAATCAGCGCTTTTAAGGTGCGGCGGTCCTCTTTTTCCTCCTGCCATGGGTTTTGAACGGTGTACTGTTCAAAGGCCAGCGCTTCGCCTTTGGTGGCGAATTTCTTTCTGATGCGCTTACCCTTTGCCCCGTTGGGGTAGATCTCGCAAAGCCAGCCACCGGCAGGATTTTTACGGACCGCCATCAGTTAACCTCGCTGTAGACACCCACCACACGGCCAATCGTTTTTATCTCGTCGATACCGCATTCAAACGGGATTTTTCCGCCCGCGACGTGGAGTTTTTTACCCGGCAGGAGCGTCAACTCGCGGATGCTGGTGGTGCCTTCAATCTCAACCAGCCACAGCCCGTCGGTTAACGATGCGTCTTTTTCAACAAAGTGAAGTTTTCCCTCAGCCCGGACGGCGATGCCGCGGGTAAGTTGTTTGCTGAAGAAATGGGAGTCGATACTCAAAGTAGTATTTTCTTCCAGTCGACCATCACTAAGAGTGAACGACGCGACAGATACAGGATCGCCCGGCGCAGGCTGACCTTCAAACTGAGAACCTTGCCCGGTCATTAGCCAGCGCAGGCTGGCGCCCGTATCCAGGGCGCACTGCACGGCGAAGTCATAAGAGATAGTGCCGCGTGCGTAGCGGTTCTGCAGCGAGCTGGCGGCAATATTGAAGTGCCGGGCAAGCTGGATTTTTTGCGTAAAACCATATACCTGACAGATTCTATCGAGCAACTCTTCATTATTCACTTGAGAATCTAAAATCAAAATATATTCCTTTGGGTGTTTACTAATACTCAATTGGGTATTAGTATCATTGCAAATTCGGGCAATCAGCGGCAGACGTTGGCAAACAGAGGCTAAAGATTGCAGTCATTATCAAAATGGGAATCATGCAACATGGCTTCTGAAATCGCAATCATCAAAGTGCCAGCCCCTGTGGTGACGCTGCAGCAATTCGCCGCGCTGGAAGGTGTTTCTGAGCGTACTGCCTACCGCTGGACGACCGGCGATAACCCCCGGGTCCCCATTGAGCCGCGCACTATCCGCAAGGGCTGCAAAAAAGCAGGTGGCCCCATCCGTATCTATTACGCGCGCTGGAAAGAGGAGCAGCTACGTAAGGCGTTAGGCCATTCCCGCTTCCAGCTTGTTATCGGTGAATAATTCACGTTGCGGGAAACGAAGCGAGGGGCGATATGGCGATAGAAGCTGCTCAGGCAAGCGTTCCGCTCAGCGTCGGGGCGCGTCTGTCCGGACTTAACCACGTGGCTGAACTGCGCGCCAGATTCTGGGGCGATAGCGAGAAAGAGCTGACGCGGTTTTTTGCAGCGCTGCGTGATAAGCGCGATCCCTGTTTTGCAGAGAACACCCGCGCGCTGGCTGCCATCTTCTTCCTGGCGAAATTACCCGCTACCCGTCATGCGTGCGAGATCGGTGAACTGACGACTGACGAGAAAAGGGCGCTGATTACCGCCATGAACCATTTTCGTGCAGTCGTGAGCTTATTTCCCGAACGGCTGACCCTGCCGATGTAACCCCACCCAAACGTAATGGCGTAAACCCGCCGGGCATTCTATTGCCTGAATGTAAGGAGAACGAGTAATGCGAAATAGCGAAAACCGCACGTCCCCGATCGAGGGAGAAAAACTGGTACGTCTGCTGGCGCAGGCAAAGACCGAGGAGCGAAGAGCACGTGCGCTCGCGGTTTCACAGCGCCTTGAGGCGCTGGCCAGCCACATTTACAAAACCGGTATGAGCGGTGAAGACGTGGCTGAACTGCTGTGCCACGAAGCGGCCCGTTACGAGCGTGAATCCCAGGAGCTGCACTGATGGCTGATTTTATCGATCTGGTGCAGGAGCGTGAACTGGCAGAACGCGAGCGCCACATTAACAGCGCGCGCCGTCGACCTGTGTCGCCATCGCGTTTTCTCTGCGAAGCGTGCGACGCCCCGATCCCCGAGGCACGCCGTATTGCCGTCCCCGGCGTGGCCATGTGCGTTACCTGCCAGGAAATGACGGAGCTGAAAAACAAACACTATCGGGGAGGGTGAATTGGCTATCTCCTGTGCTTATCCGTGGAATGCGCCACGGACGGCCATTGCCAGCCCCTATCTCACACACTCTCAACTGCAGCGTCGCGATCGTCTGTTCGCGGCGCTGCTGCAAGCCAGAAAAGCCCTCTCTCTGCAGCCTGAATGCGTCCGTTCCGAAGTGTGGCGTACGGTTGACGCCATCGAACAGCAGCAGGGCACGCCGCGAGCCAATGCGTTTCTGATCCGCTTCTGTAAAGGGGTCTTACCGCGCCTGCAGCGGGTTGCTGAGCAATACAGCCGGGTTGGCGTGCACGAGAGCGTCTCCGCGGCGGTTTTTGATGGCCACTTTGACACGCCGCAACTGCAATACCTCGCCTCGCGGATGGTGGATATGGTCGCCCGCTTCAACCGCCTTCCGGATATGTCCCGTGCGGATATCGATCTGCTGGGGGCTGACATCGCCCGCTTTATTCGCGCCGAGCTGGCAAATATGGACGATGCCGGCATGGGTGAATATCAAACGCTGCATGCCTGGTATCAACGCGCCGGTGTGATTACCCGTCAGTTTAATGTGGTCCCTCCCCACTGGGAGCGCGTGTCGAAAACCGTCTTTTGCAAAGAGGACATTGCCCCGGCGGTGATGCGCATGTTTTCAGAGGCCTGGTGGCGCGGTCGTCTGCGTCGGATGGCGGCCGCCTGGCGGGAGCATCTGCAGATCGCCATCGGTCACGTCAGCAAAAAGAAATCTGCCTATGCGAGCAAACGGTGCATCGCCGAGTGGCGCGAGCAGAAGCGCCGTACGCGTGAGTTCCTGAAGGGGCTGGAGCTTGAAGATGAAGAGGGTAATCGTATCAGCCTGATTGAAAAATACGATGGCTCGGTGGCTAACCCTGCAATACGCCGCTGCGAACTGATGACCCGTATTCGCGGGTTTGAAAATATCTGCCATGAGCTGGGCTATGCAGGCGAGTTCTACACCTTAACCGCCCCCGCTAAATATCACGCGACCGTGCAGGCCGGTTACCGTAACGGCAAGTGGAACGGCGCCAGCCCGGCAGACACGCAACACTACCTTAACCGGCTCTGGGCGCGCATCCGGGCGAAGCTGCACCGGGAGGGGATGCGTATTTTCGGGATCCGTGTTGCTGAACCTCATCATGACGGTACGCCCCACTGGCATATGCTGCTGTTCATGCAACCGGAGGATGTCGGGCGCGTTAGACGCATCATGGATGACTATGCCTGCGAAGAGGATGCTGCTGAGTTACAACGCGACAGGGCTAAAAAAGCCCGCTTTCACGCCGAAGCCATTGACCCGGAGAAGGGAAGCGCTACCGGCTATATCGCCAAATATATCGCGAAGAATATCGATGGCTATGCGCTTGAGGGCGAAACTGATGATGAAAATGGCGAGCTGCTGAAAGAGACCGCTCCCGCCGTTTCCGCCTGGGCGGCCCGCTGGCACATCCGTCAGTTTCAGTTTATTGGCGGTGCGCCGGTGACGGTCTACCGGGAGTTGCGCCGTCTCACCGAGCGCGAGACGGCGTATGGCCTGAGCGTGGAGCTTGCCGCCGTGCATGACGCGGCGGACGCCGGAGACTGGGCGGGGTATGTGAACGCCCAGGGCGGGCCGTTTGTCCGTCGTGACGAGCTGCAGGTACGTACGCTCTACGAATCGAAAGAAGAATATAACCAGTACGGCGAGGAAACCGTCTGTATCCGCGGGGTCTACGATGCGGCCGTTGGGGCCGGGTCACCGGTGTTAACCCGCCTCAAACAGTGGAAGATTGTCCCGAAGCGGGCCGTTGACCTTAAGGGCGCCACCGCGCCCTCTTGGAGTTCTGTCAATAACTGTACGCCGGGCGATTTTTCTCAACTGCACCGCCACCGCGAATTGCCCCCGCCATTCCAGGAAAAGACCCGTTCAATCCTTGAACGTACCGGGCATTTAACGCGTCAGCTGGCCGCGGTGATGCGCTAATCTCCATCGATATCATGCACATACCGCATACGGTTCTGATTTTTTGCTTCACTCTTTTTATGAATACGTGCTACTGTATGTTTATACAGTATCTCGTGGTGGAGGTTGTGTGGACAGAGAGTTGAATGAGCAAGTCATGATTGAACGAGTCGAGATGATTGCGCGACTGACGACAGAAGGAACATGTCAGGAGAGAGATCGTGAAATTGCCCTGAATCTTATTGCTGAGATAGCGAGAGGGAATTTAATCAAAAACAACGCGTTTACCGTTGTTTTCTCGGCATCGCCTGTTCCGGAACGAATCAAAAAAGAGAGCCATGTGCGGGTAAATATCACCCTCGATAAAGATCAGCACATTGGTCCGTCGGTGGTGGAAGCCTTCCAGTGCGAACTCACCCGCAGGATAAGGCCGCTGTTCCCGTCAACGCGGGTGACGGTGAAAGAAGGCTCCATGACGGGCGTCGAGCTGCTGGGCATCAACG
This region of Enterobacter cloacae complex sp. R_G8 genomic DNA includes:
- a CDS encoding phage repressor protein CI; its protein translation is MILDSQVNNEELLDRICQVYGFTQKIQLARHFNIAASSLQNRYARGTISYDFAVQCALDTGASLRWLMTGQGSQFEGQPAPGDPVSVASFTLSDGRLEENTTLSIDSHFFSKQLTRGIAVRAEGKLHFVEKDASLTDGLWLVEIEGTTSIRELTLLPGKKLHVAGGKIPFECGIDEIKTIGRVVGVYSEVN
- a CDS encoding tyrosine-type recombinase/integrase; this translates as MAVRKNPAGGWLCEIYPNGAKGKRIRKKFATKGEALAFEQYTVQNPWQEEKEDRRTLKALIDAWYSAHGITLKDGLKRQLAMHHAFECMGEPLARDFDAQMFSRYREKRLKGEYARSARVKEVSPRTLNLELAYFRAVFNELNRLGEWKGENPLKNMRPFRTEEMEMAWLTQEQIARLLAECRRHDNPDLENVVRICLATGARWSEAEGLKKSQLSKYKITYINTKGRKNRTVPVSKALYDALPDNKNGRLFSDCYGAFRSALQRTGIELPAGQLTHVLRHTFASHFMMNGGNILVLQRVLGHTDIKMTMRYAHFAPDHLEDAVKLNPLAMSGDKVAVEMANNG
- a CDS encoding replication endonuclease produces the protein MAISCAYPWNAPRTAIASPYLTHSQLQRRDRLFAALLQARKALSLQPECVRSEVWRTVDAIEQQQGTPRANAFLIRFCKGVLPRLQRVAEQYSRVGVHESVSAAVFDGHFDTPQLQYLASRMVDMVARFNRLPDMSRADIDLLGADIARFIRAELANMDDAGMGEYQTLHAWYQRAGVITRQFNVVPPHWERVSKTVFCKEDIAPAVMRMFSEAWWRGRLRRMAAAWREHLQIAIGHVSKKKSAYASKRCIAEWREQKRRTREFLKGLELEDEEGNRISLIEKYDGSVANPAIRRCELMTRIRGFENICHELGYAGEFYTLTAPAKYHATVQAGYRNGKWNGASPADTQHYLNRLWARIRAKLHREGMRIFGIRVAEPHHDGTPHWHMLLFMQPEDVGRVRRIMDDYACEEDAAELQRDRAKKARFHAEAIDPEKGSATGYIAKYIAKNIDGYALEGETDDENGELLKETAPAVSAWAARWHIRQFQFIGGAPVTVYRELRRLTERETAYGLSVELAAVHDAADAGDWAGYVNAQGGPFVRRDELQVRTLYESKEEYNQYGEETVCIRGVYDAAVGAGSPVLTRLKQWKIVPKRAVDLKGATAPSWSSVNNCTPGDFSQLHRHRELPPPFQEKTRSILERTGHLTRQLAAVMR
- a CDS encoding DUF2732 family protein; this encodes MRNSENRTSPIEGEKLVRLLAQAKTEERRARALAVSQRLEALASHIYKTGMSGEDVAELLCHEAARYERESQELH
- a CDS encoding DinI-like family protein, with the protein product MDRELNEQVMIERVEMIARLTTEGTCQERDREIALNLIAEIARGNLIKNNAFTVVFSASPVPERIKKESHVRVNITLDKDQHIGPSVVEAFQCELTRRIRPLFPSTRVTVKEGSMTGVELLGINGEAEREALDNILREVWEDESWR
- a CDS encoding DUF5347 domain-containing protein, encoding MAIEAAQASVPLSVGARLSGLNHVAELRARFWGDSEKELTRFFAALRDKRDPCFAENTRALAAIFFLAKLPATRHACEIGELTTDEKRALITAMNHFRAVVSLFPERLTLPM
- a CDS encoding TraR/DksA family transcriptional regulator, with the protein product MADFIDLVQERELAERERHINSARRRPVSPSRFLCEACDAPIPEARRIAVPGVAMCVTCQEMTELKNKHYRGG